Proteins encoded together in one Macadamia integrifolia cultivar HAES 741 chromosome 8, SCU_Mint_v3, whole genome shotgun sequence window:
- the LOC122086134 gene encoding uncharacterized protein LOC122086134: MATGWVKSLQCKSRAFEDVYHPNPKHLNHLLASSSCRKSVQNIKDVVDTAKKKHRKSNPPSPTPSSRSSRQPSKAEAGLNPTNRVRRSVSSRTSRTPPESFFPTLTELPEGHPSRNVVEIIFHTSWSPKVFSGRIEMMFKVQHLAKTVARFEEYRELVKSRCGGGGGGGNGGSSSASSKEDDVRCVADGNEVMRFHCLGPATGWIHDDGGMCTFSGKEATIRTFSGSGVAHENAGGGKGRRAMLVCRVIAGRVCKQIGMDSFLEGHGRGRVGVGFDSVNGDNGELLVYDSRAVLPCFLIIYKL, translated from the coding sequence ATGGCGACTGGTTGGGTCAAATCGTTACAATGTAAGTCAAGAGCATTCGAAGATGTTTACCATCCAAACCCTAAGCACCTCAACCACTTGCTTGCCTCTTCGAGTTGCAGAAAGAGTGTTCAGAACATTAAGGATGTGGTCGACACTGCCAAGAAGAAGCACAGGAAATCAAACCCACCATCGCCAACTCCATCTAGTCGCAGTTCGAGACAACCCAGTAAAGCAGAAGCTGGTTTGAATCCAACGAACCGGGTCCGACGAAGCGTCTCCTCTCGTACTTCGCGAACGCCGCCGGAGTCATTCTTTCCGACGTTGACTGAGTTGCCTGAGGGACACCCATCTCGCAATGTTGTGGAGATAATCTTCCACACGAGCTGGTCACCTAAAGTGTTCTCGGGTCGGATTGAGATGATGTTCAAAGTTCAACATTTGGCCAAGACGGTGGCCCGGTTCGAAGAGTATCGAGAGCTGGTAAAGTCtcgttgtggtggtggtggtggaggtggaaaTGGAGGAAGCAGCAGCGCTAGCAGTAAGGAGGATGATGTAAGGTGTGTAGCGGATGGAAATGAAGTGATGAGGTTCCATTGTCTGGGCCCCGCCACGGGATGGATTCACGATGATGGTGGGATGTGTACGTTTTCCGGCAAAGAAGCAACGATACGGACATTTTCCGGCAGTGGAGTGGCTCACGAGAACGCCGGTGGGGGAAAAGGCCGGAGGGCTATGTTGGTGTGCCGCGTCATTGCAGGTAGAGTGTGTAAGCAGATTGGGATGGACTCGTTTTTGGAAGGTCATGGCCGAGGCCGAGTTGGAGTTGGGTTTGACTCGGTGAATGGGGACAATGGGGAGCTCCTTGTATATGATTCCCGAGCGGTATTGCCTTGCTTCCTTATCATCTATAAACTATAA
- the LOC122085969 gene encoding probable lipid phosphate phosphatase beta, producing MRERKEPEPPKGTPVTTVEPPKKPVFPILRRLIELDTAWSLHIHTICQPFPRSVLKALEISGDGRFWLPISVALFFSPLASKSHHLLSILIGLFIGFLLDLALVGLIKYLIRRPRPVYNKGMHLTVSVDHWSFPSGHSSRVCFIAAFLYFSSASIGEALVQLTSSGDEFVSPWIDSESKTIQLFILVVCLWSATTSVSRILLGRHFVFDVTAGAFLGVLEALIVINLFKF from the coding sequence atgagagaaagaaaagaaccagAGCCACCCAAGGGGACCCCCGTCACCACTGTAGAGCCACCCAAGAAACCCGTCTTCCCAATCCTCCGCCGTCTGATAGAGCTAGACACGGCGTGGTCCCTCCACATCCACACGATATGCCAACCATTCCCCCGTTCCGTCCTCAAAGCCCTAGAAATCTCCGGCGATGGCCGCTTCTGGTTACCCATCTCAGTggccctcttcttctcccctttggCCTCCAAATCCCATCACCTTCTCTCCATCCTTATCGGTCTCTTCATCGGATTTCTCCTCGATCTTGCCTTGGTTGGCCTGATCAAGTATCTTATCCGTCGGCCTCGCCCCGTCTACAACAAGGGAATGCATTTGACGGTCTCCGTTGATCATTGGTCTTTCCCCAGTGGCCACTCCTCTAGGGTTTGCTTCATCGCTGCCTTCTTGTATTTCTCCTCGGCGTCCATCGGAGAGGCACTGGTTCAGCTAACATCTTCTGGCGATGAATTCGTTAGTCCATGGATCGATTCTGAGAGTAAGACCATTCAACTCTTCATCTTGGTCGTGTGTTTGTGGTCTGCGACTACATCAGTATCTAGGATTTTGCTTGGCCGGCATTTTGTTTTTGATGTCACTGCCGGCGCttttttgggtgttcttgaagCTTTAATAGTGATTAACTtgttcaaattttaa
- the LOC122085942 gene encoding mitochondrial carnitine/acylcarnitine carrier-like protein: MAEIAKDLTAGTVGGAAQLVCGHPFDTIKVKLQSQPIPSPGQLPKYSGAIDAVKKTIATEGPRGLYKGMGAPLATVAAFNAVLFTVRGQMEALLRSEPGAPLSVRQQVVCGAGAGVVVSFLACPTELIKCRLQAQSALAHHGSASGARKYGGPMDVTRHVLRSEGGVRGLFKGLVPTLGREVPGNAVMFGVYEALKQFFAGGQDTSALGRGSLIVAGGLAGASVWLSVYPTDVVKSVIQVDDYKNPKFSGSIDAFKKILASEGVKGLYKGFGPAIARSVPANAACFLAYELTRSSLG, translated from the exons ATGGCAGAAATAGCTAAGGACTTAACTGCTGGGACAGTTGGAGGGGCAGCACAGTTGGTATGTGGGCACCCCTTTGACACCATCAAGGTCAAGCTCCAAAGCCAGCCTATCCCATCCCCAGGCCAGCTTCCCAAGTATTCAGGTGCCATAGATGCTGTTAAGAAAACAATTGCAACTGAAGGCCCGAGGGGCTTGTACAAAGGTATGGGGGCCCCACTTGCCACTGTGGCAGCTTTCAATGCTGTGCTTTTCACTGTAAGAGGACAAATGGAAGCGTTGttgaggtccgaacccggtgcTCCTCTTTCAGTCAGACAGCAGGTTGTATGTGGTGCTGGGGCTGGAGTAGTTGTATCCTTCCTTGCATGCCCCACTGAGTTGATCAAGTGCAG GTTGCAAGCCCAGAGTGCTTTGGCACATCATGGCTCTGCATCTGGGGCAAGGAAGTATGGAGGTCCAATGGATGTTACAAGGCATGTTCTTCGATCAGAAGGGGGTGTAAGAGGCCTCTTCAAAGGTCTGGTACCCACCCTTGGCCGTGAAGTCCCTGGGAATGCTGTGATGTTTGGTGTCTATGAAGCCTTAAAGCAGTTCTTTGCTGGGGGCCAAGACACTTCGGCTCTTGGTAGGGGCTCTTTAATTGTTGCGGGAGGCTTAGCAGGAGCCTCTGTTTGGCTCTCAGTCTATCCAACTGATGTTGTAAAGAGTGTTATTCAGGTTGATGACTACAAGAATCCGAAGTTCTCTGGTTCCATTGATGCCTTCAAGAAGATCCTAGCATCTGAAGGAGTCAAAGGCCTGTATAAAGGATTTGGACCTGCAATTGCTCGCAGCGTTCCGGCAAATGCAGCCTGCTTCTTGGCATATGAGTTGACTAGATCCAGCTTGGGATGA